Sequence from the Ooceraea biroi isolate clonal line C1 chromosome 2, Obir_v5.4, whole genome shotgun sequence genome:
TCTGCAAAATAACATTACAGTATTCTTTTATTGACGCTGTATAGTTTATTATTGTAACACATTCGCTACTTTGATAGTTATACATTATCAGTGACCATCAGTAAACTTGTCGCTTACATCATGTACGTCACTTCTGCTCGTCATACAATACACGTGTTAAAACACATGAatggtaatatatttttctcttgtttaTTGAAGTGGATTTTTAGACAAGCGTGGCATTGTCCATAAGttcgtgaataatattataacacacAATTACTTATATTTGTGAGATAAAGACTGCTAAATACTAAAAGGAAACCAGAACgcaaaaaatgtatttctaaAGCACTTAatggttttatttattaagactTCCGAAATGATTATAgtgatattatatgtatattacagtTAATCTTATTAATCCAGTTTGTGTGAATGGAAAATCTAATACGCTAGTGGCATCTAATATGCGAGTGGCAGTGGATGTATATTAGAtacacaatttttaatatatattaccaTTTCCAGAATTTGCAGAAGTTTGTAACTGTGATGCCAGGTGCTGTCTACACTCCTCCATGTATTCATACATTGTTTGCTTCTTTTAGGTATCGTTTCAATGCGGCCAAATATAAAGCACTGTTCAGATCTAGATTCTCCTACACTCCTTACGTTTCGCTTGCCCAACGTAATGAGACCTTGGTTTCTGCGAACTGTAGGAATGTCTGTAAACATAAACACAGGTATGTGTCGTTTGGAAGACTTCTGTATTATTCTCTTAGACCATTATATAGGAGAAATTAGTCGgcagcaaaatatatattataatactttatgTGTTGTgtgatttataatacaaaaatatgttataaagcgaaattgaaaattttataatttcacgaTTGAAATACACGTATATCAAAAAACTCGcatttgatatatttcatcgcgactatttatatatttataagtgaGATGTACATATAACGATATCACATATTTTAGTCTAAtgtttatgaaaaactttaaatataaaagtagataatattaaagtaacgTATATCCATATacgttacattatttaattttaatactgcatatttaaataagttttaagTTGTTTATGCAGAATATGTTACATAATAGAATATACACAGAAAGACATAAACTAATAAtcgataaagaataaaaaagcaCAATTTTACACAATTGGGAAtagtcaaaataaaaaaacacgaTTTTATAGTTTTGAATCGAAATAAACAAATCCAAGAAAGGTCCACTTTCGCAGAAGCATTTCTTGCatcgaaaatttgaaaaatgaagatGTGAATAGTTTTACATTTCTGacatataatactatatactatattaaatatattatagacaTATCTATTGTACAGcacattatacaatataacatataacataattaccCAACAATATGcaagcagattggcaacagcgAAGGTGATAGCAAAGCGTCCGTCATATCCGCAATAGGATAGTGATCTAttagcagagcctgctaacagacccTTATTATAGGCGGCAGAaaccttcttcttcttcttcttcttagtgtttaatggcacccgatccctttcaggttcgatatggccaattgcaaaagtgagttaaatacgaaatacaaaataacaaGGTGAAAAAAGAACTCGGGACAATCGTCGTACACCTGACGACTATCCCCTTCGGAATAGCCAACCTGCACTAAccgcggcagaaaccgaacaggatctgcgcGCGCACAATCTGTTGTCAGAGTcatctgttagcaggctctgcacGGTTTCTGGTACCAATTTGTGATCTTAATCGATAATATCAACTTCTGCatcatatttgcaatctttttGTTGACAACAATTAATAGCAGACATTTGGCATAATCTGCTTTCGACAGGCTTGGCTATCTGggataattatgtattttcgaatttaaaaaaattaaattctcaaGCTTTAATATagcattaacaattatatgaataaattattttcacaatttttgcCGTAGCTAGCGTAAACTGTTAAATATCATacgtgttataaaaatatatggaataatattccttttcataattaatattccttCCTCTAATTTCGAAATTACAAATACCTGCCTTCGAGTTAATTTATCGCGGTTGCGTATTTCCTAATTTGTCGCGCTAATTAATCCTCTCGAATTATTGTATGTACATCGTGAAGAGCGGGGTGCTGCAAACAATAGATTCGCCCTTTTCGCGTGAATAGCTCTCGTAGCACGACGGCGGAAATTCGATTATGCGAACCGTCAACTCTTCGGCGATGCGTAAAAAGCGCACGCGAACGCGCGTGACATTTCATCTGTTGTGAGTCTCGTTGGGAATCTTGTCACCGAAAATGAGCTACTTCGTGAACAATGACTGGAGCAAGAATCAGTATGAAAACCTGGGCGATATTCGTCCACGAAGCGGTAAGTTGACGACGGTGACGCTCAGGATGTATCATGTCGGACAAATGCGAGGCGAatgtcattatatttatttcactcgCCACGACCTGGGGCGAATCATTTCTCGCGAATACTCGGATCTTTCCTGTAATCTGCCCGCCACTTTTGGCATTTTGGTATTTtaaatctaatctaacctaacctgaccTATCCTGTTATCTATTCGCTGGATTCTGATTGATATATGAATAATCAAATGTAAGTGACAGGAAAGGTCCGAATGCTCTGCTAAGGATGTCAATCATCGCgaactatatttttttcgtacCTATCGTTGCACCGGCAATAACCGCTAAAATCATATGATCCCATGTTTGCCCGGGAGTTTCTCGTCACGTGACCAtcttttgaattaaaaatgattacgtcatatttattatttattctttggAAAGATAAAGATACACGATGTAAGAAGTATGTTGAGATAACTATGCGTCTTAAAAATCACTCATTCGCACGCATATTTTCtatcattaattaacaaatttcgaTATTACAGGCTCAGCGGTTCGCTCCATTTCTTGTTGCATCGCACTGGGTCTGAGCTCGATGCTGTTGATACTCTCGTTATGGAGCTTCAGCATCCAAACTCCAACGATTCGCATCCATGTGCTGCACTTCGATAAGTGGCAGCCCCTTCTGCGTACCATCTCCGATAAGTTTCTGTCGTTTGGTCTGGATACTGGATTGCTTCGGAAGATGAACGAATTGCCGGTTGGACAGGAGAAATTTATCAATCTCGCACGGCATTTGAGCCCCGCTTATGTCAGGGTGGGTGGAACTGCCGCGGACTGTCTGACATTTGATCAAAATCAGGTTGGTTCAGATCTGTGAGACTTTTTAcgacagaaaataatttttacaatatacaataatttttataatagaaaataatttttataatggaaaatacaatagaaaataatttttataatagaaaatacaatagaaaataatctttataatataaaacaatctttacaatataaaataattgctgTTTAATCTTAATGTTTGTTGCAATGCTTATGATCCGGATCCAGCAAAAGTCTTCCGAAAAGATCCTCAGCCCTGTAGATGGCCAGAATATCAGTAACTTCACCATTTCGGGCGCGGATCTGCTTGCTATATATGATTTCACGGTGAAGGCCGAATTGCGAATGATCTTTGACTTGAACGTGCTGCTCCGAAATTCAGACGGATCCTGGAATGACACGAACGCGCGAGAAATCATCGCGTTTGCCAAGAATCAGAATATGGAGCTGGACTGGCAGTTGGGAAACGGTAAGAAAGGTGCAGagttaatgtattaaaaaataattccatcaaatatataaaacgagAGGAATAAACTTGAGCTGTGCACAATTCTGGCAATTCATCaaggattttaatttattttcagaacCAAATTCCTTCAAACACGTGTTCGACGTGGCGGTCTCCGCGATCGAGCTCGCGAAGGACTACGACCGCTTGAGACAGTTGTTGAACGAGGCGGGTTACATCGAGAGCATCCTCGTCGGACCGGAAGTGAATCACGTCGGAGAGGCGAGTAACGTCGGAGAGAAATACGCTGAAACGTTCCTCAGGAATCAGAGGAGCACCGTGGACTATGTCACCTGGCATCAGTATTATCTGAATGGAAGAGAGGCTAAAGTCAAAGATTTCGTGACTccacttatttttaattggttACCAGGGCAAATCAAGGGCATGGAGGAGTTTGTCGTCGCATCGGGGAAAAGTATCGCTATGTGGCTGTGTGCGTGTCTCAGAATGGAATTTTATTCTCAGGGAATTCTTCGTAAAAAAAATCATAATGTTATTCAACATATGTGAAATTGTACGCTTATATTATGTAAcgtatttctgaaaatttcgaatattcttaaatcgatcatttttgaacgtttattattattttatttatttaaattcactCACATGATCTTTTTGGAATCTGATTTACAGCGGAAACCAGTACTGCGTTCGGTGGTGGCGCGCCCGAATTGTCTGACAGATTTGTCGCTGGATTTCTGTGGCTGGACAAACTGGGGTGTGGCGCTAGCACAGGTAACATAGGACTGAATGTCATCACGAGGCAATCGTTGTTTGGCGGAAACTACGCTATGGTATCGCCCGACCTCGCGCCAAATCCCGACTGGTGGGTCAGCGTCTTCTACAAGCAATTCGTGTCGGAGAAGGTCCTGAAGTTACCACCAAACGATCTCAGTCACGTGCGATTATACGCACACTGCACGCCGAGAAGAGCTCTCATCGCCCGGGTGCCCGCTGTCACGATCTACGGGATGAACATCGACAGAAACGCGGTCCGCGTGGACATTCCGGAGTTATTCGTGCAGCCCAGCAAACTCGTGAAAATATTCTTCTACTCCTTGACTGCCGACTATCTTCAGTCGAGGTACGTCAGACAGAAATTGgagaaaaatccttttgcaaaaatatacagaaatatattaaaattatttaatatattaaaatcttttgcaaatagaaatatattaaacatcaAATGTGCTTGTACGTGATATactgtattttaaatatattgcatgctgtacaattaaattatatagtcTAGAAGTCAAACATCAACGTATGAAGTACTTTAATACGAACTTTATTACGGTAAATTAACAGCAAGGGATCTGAGAGTCATTATTTCGTTTTTGCAGCGAGATAAAGGTGAATGGCGAAGTACTGAAGCTGCGACCGAATGGCGATCTGCCACCATTTCGACCTAGAATACTCGACCCCACGGATCCCATAATCCTACCGCCGTACTCGATGGCGTTCATGGTGATTCACGGTCTCGAGGTTCCCGCCTGCTCGGTGTGAACTCCCAGGGAACGCGACAAGtcgattttattacgtttataCTGCGTACCTTTTATGTTTACTGTATACCtactatattattaaacatttatacgGTATATCttatgttacatatttttacaaattcttATCAACGAGAAAGTCGCTTCGCGCTGATGCGCATCATCCTAATTGTTCGCGGAAGGCGCCGAGGGCCTCCGGATGGAAATTCGTCCATTTATTGCGtagcaatttttaattcacgACGTGCTTTACTGTCGTTTCacgtgcaataaatattacaatgcGCCGCACAAATGGTAACAGCCAGTGGCATTGTACGCGACTTATCGCACTTCCGTTGCGGAACACTCGTACAGCTAAGACAACTCATTTTTCGACTCTAATGGTGTATTTGTGTTCTTCCACTCGGCAACCTGTGCCTTTACTCGACATGccacttttatttattaggaCGACTTGACTTTCCCTAGATAATGGAAACTAAACGCTACAACGAGGATTTTTCGTAACCATCGTATCGTACAAACGACAAACGCACAAGGTAGcgaacaatatataaatataatagaaagtaAAGACATATCATACAACGGAATGACATCTATACGTCGAGCGAACGTTTTCAAGATGATATATCGCGCGTCAGCGGTGATCGGACTAGCATTATCGTCGTTATCGTCGCTACTACATCGGTACTACTCctttatttctataaaatagcGTAACACTCAGGATCGGGAAGTAAAATCTGGAGCATGATTAACCAGTGAACGACTGACGTGGGATACTGTGATACCTGCTTGTAACGATAGATTTCGCACGAGTACAATTACACCGCAAGTCTCTCTGTTGTTACTCTCATCTACTCCGCGGCAGAAATCGTGATGGTCTTGCCCTTGGGATCGTCGAATCTGTCCATCGTGCGGATATCCATGATCATAGTCAGCGCCCATATCATAATCAGGGCGAGTATCGCCGTGACGAATATTCCCGTCCAGATCGGTATGCTGGTGAAGCCGACGCAGTCGTACGCGTCGCCGAACACTCCGTTCGTCGGGTCGACTTGGAACTGCACGTCCGTCATGTTGAGGGAGACGGTGTTGTTGGCGAAGGTGCTTTGCAGCGAGCAGTGATAGGAGAACCTGTTCGGGAACTGGATAGCCTTCCTCGGCCACAGGGAGTCGACGTTGCCGTTTATGGTGTACGCGATCTTCGTGAACGCGTAGTAGCCCACGCTCGTATTGGTGAAGAAGAAGCGGAGCGACAGATCGCCGATGTCGTCAACGCCGGAGAACTTGATGTTCACGGTCATCGTGCCGTTCTCATTTTCACCAGCCGTCGCGTCGACCATCTTCGACAGGGCAAGCTTTACGGGCGTTTTCGTCTTTCCAGGTACCTGCAACGACAATAGTTTATTTTGtccgtaaaaataattttatgttaactCAGAGGTTAGATTGAATTTTCCTTACATGGAATAACGGTGTTTGACtggaataaaatagaaatctttttatatttatcttgaaCTCCTCAGATTCCTCTGCGGCAGTGTCTCTCTTTATACGCTCGGCTTGACTGTAACGACACTGCTTTCCCGTAAGCGCCACGCATGTGCTAGGATCACTGTCTTTCAGGATCATGTTCAATTCATGATGATCGTTTATATCCTCGATTGTTTGCACCTGTTTATCGCTAAAGACTTTCTGGAAGACGGCGGCTGGCTTGAAAACAAATGGGAAATAGTGCAGTTTTGAGCCATTGGTGGCGATTGACAGCACCTGTAACAATTGTatgattttactttattataatacctCAAAATGAAATCAtgtgtaacacgcaatatatttatttatatataatattccatatgcatatttttattacaatatatattttaacattggATACTAACTGAATATCTTGTTCCTAATTATCTAAATccttatatattaaattagtcTAATAATTTTGTTGCCTAAAAgtgttaaatacaaagtataaaTCTCAAGTGCTTACATTATGTATTTGAAAAGCAAGAGTATATCTTCTCAATGTAACAACTGAAATTTATACCCTACAAAaacataacaatataatagTGTAGTGTCCAATGTAGCTTGTTTGtcaaaactttaaattttcctttttctctgtttGAAAAAATCAATGCATTCACTTCTCTCCGTATGTGAAGAACGCAGGGAAGTACAGGGGTAGGGACGGTACCTTCCCTGCCGAGGGCGAAACTAACCTTATTGTCCTTTAGATCCTCGACGCACAATTCCTCCGCAATGATGACCGCCGGGTCCGTCACGCCCAACTTCGACAGGTTCTCCTCGAAGTCCTCGGACGACAGCTTCAGTAGCGGATTCGAGAGCGTTGTTTTGTGCGCGGAGTCAAAATCGGACGACTCGTTCTGCGGGCACCATATCACGACGGGCGTGCCGGCGTGCGAAATCGCGAATTGACAGACGACGATCAGCGTGAGGAGCGGTGCATGGACCAGGCACGGTTTTCTCGTGCTACCCGTCATTCTGGAGGCGAATTGCTACGAATCGGACGAGCTGCGTTGATCGCGAACACCACCGAGAGCAGAAGGCACCTGACTACCACCTCGCGATCATATGATGCGTGTCACGTGGCCGATGCAGTTCCGGATTTTGAAAGAGCGCCGCGCCTATACGAGGTGCTTTGTCGTCCGCCGcgtaaaaaattgttaaattgagTGGAACTGTGGAAACAAAACGTAATTccttctttttgttttcttttcctttttgttaTGTGCactttataataagataattaatgaacaaaataattaataaaataaataattatttctcttataACATCTTGCAAAATTAAACGTTTGCATTTCTTAAACATTTTAAGTCTTaggtaaaatttatttacccagatagccaagccTGTCGAAAGCAGATTATGCCAAATGTCTGCTATCAATTGTTGTCAACaaaaagattgcaaatatgatGCAGAAGTTGATATTATCGATTAAGATCACAAATTGGTACCAGAAACCgtgcagagcctgctaacagatgACTCTGACAACAGATTGTGCGCgcgcagatcctgttcggtttctgccgcggTTAGTGCAGGTTGGCTATTCCGAAGGGGATAGTCGTCAGGTGTACGACGATTGTCCCGAGTTCTTTTTTCACCttgttattttgtatttcgtatttaactcacttttgcaattggacatatcgaacctgaaagggatcgggtgccattaaacactaagaagaagaagaagaagaaggttTCTGCCGCCTATAATAAgggtctgttagcaggctctgctaaTAGATCACTATCCTATTGCGGATATGACGGACGCTTTGCTATCACCTTcgctgttgccaatctgcttgCATATTGTTGggtaattatgttatatgttatattgtataatgtgCTGTACAATAGATAtgtctataatatatttaatatagtatatagtattatatgtCAGAAATGTAAAACTATTCACatcttcatttttcaaattttcgatGCAAGAAATGCTTCTGCGAAAGTGGACCTTTCTTGGATTTGTTTATTTCGATTCAAAACTATAAAAtcgtgtttttttattttgactaTTCCCAATTGTGTAAAATTGtgcttttttattctttatcgaTTATTAGTTTATGTCTTTCTGTGTATATTCTATTATGTAACATATTCTGCATAAACAActtaaaacttatttaaatatgcagtattaaaattaaataatgtaacgtATATGGATATAcgttactttaatattatctacttttatatttaaagtttttcataaacaTTAGACTAAAATATGTGATATCGTTATATGTACATCtcacttataaatatataaatagtcgcgatgaaat
This genomic interval carries:
- the LOC105281678 gene encoding heparanase isoform X2, which gives rise to MSYFVNNDWSKNQYENLGDIRPRSGSAVRSISCCIALGLSSMLLILSLWSFSIQTPTIRIHVLHFDKWQPLLRTISDKFLSFGLDTGLLRKMNELPVGQEKFINLARHLSPAYVRVGGTAADCLTFDQNQQKSSEKILSPVDGQNISNFTISGADLLAIYDFTVKAELRMIFDLNVLLRNSDGSWNDTNAREIIAFAKNQNMELDWQLGNEPNSFKHVFDVAVSAIELAKDYDRLRQLLNEAGYIESILVGPEVNHVGEASNVGEKYAETFLRNQRSTVDYVTWHQYYLNGREAKVKDFVTPLIFNWLPGQIKGMEEFVVASGKSIAMWLSETSTAFGGGAPELSDRFVAGFLWLDKLGCGASTGNIGLNVITRQSLFGGNYAMVSPDLAPNPDWWVSVFYKQFVSEKVLKLPPNDLSHVRLYAHCTPRRALIARVPAVTIYGMNIDRNAVRVDIPELFVQPSKLVKIFFYSLTADYLQSSEIKVNGEVLKLRPNGDLPPFRPRILDPTDPIILPPYSMAFMVIHGLEVPACSV
- the LOC105281678 gene encoding heparanase isoform X1, which produces MSYFVNNDWSKNQYENLGDIRPRSGSAVRSISCCIALGLSSMLLILSLWSFSIQTPTIRIHVLHFDKWQPLLRTISDKFLSFGLDTGLLRKMNELPVGQEKFINLARHLSPAYVRVGGTAADCLTFDQNQFVAMLMIRIQQKSSEKILSPVDGQNISNFTISGADLLAIYDFTVKAELRMIFDLNVLLRNSDGSWNDTNAREIIAFAKNQNMELDWQLGNEPNSFKHVFDVAVSAIELAKDYDRLRQLLNEAGYIESILVGPEVNHVGEASNVGEKYAETFLRNQRSTVDYVTWHQYYLNGREAKVKDFVTPLIFNWLPGQIKGMEEFVVASGKSIAMWLSETSTAFGGGAPELSDRFVAGFLWLDKLGCGASTGNIGLNVITRQSLFGGNYAMVSPDLAPNPDWWVSVFYKQFVSEKVLKLPPNDLSHVRLYAHCTPRRALIARVPAVTIYGMNIDRNAVRVDIPELFVQPSKLVKIFFYSLTADYLQSSEIKVNGEVLKLRPNGDLPPFRPRILDPTDPIILPPYSMAFMVIHGLEVPACSV
- the LOC105281677 gene encoding uncharacterized protein LOC105281677; this encodes MTGSTRKPCLVHAPLLTLIVVCQFAISHAGTPVVIWCPQNESSDFDSAHKTTLSNPLLKLSSEDFEENLSKLGVTDPAVIIAEELCVEDLKDNKVLSIATNGSKLHYFPFVFKPAAVFQKVFSDKQVQTIEDINDHHELNMILKDSDPSTCVALTGKQCRYSQAERIKRDTAAEESEEFKINIKRFLFYSSQTPLFHVPGKTKTPVKLALSKMVDATAGENENGTMTVNIKFSGVDDIGDLSLRFFFTNTSVGYYAFTKIAYTINGNVDSLWPRKAIQFPNRFSYHCSLQSTFANNTVSLNMTDVQFQVDPTNGVFGDAYDCVGFTSIPIWTGIFVTAILALIMIWALTMIMDIRTMDRFDDPKGKTITISAAE